The Nocardia arthritidis genome has a window encoding:
- the deoC gene encoding deoxyribose-phosphate aldolase, which translates to MAEIVMPSRAEVAAMIDHTLLAPEATPAEVAALVDEARSLGVFAICVSPSMLPVDARGLTVATVAGFPSGKHHSLVKGAEARLAVDQGAAEVDMVIDVGAALAGDYGAVLADIVTVREAMGDRALLKVIIEAAALPDAAIVEVCRAAERAGADFVKTSTGFHPAGGASAHAVRLMAQTVGGRLGVKASGGIRTAEAAAELIAAGATRLGLSKSRAVLDAFPA; encoded by the coding sequence ATGGCCGAAATCGTGATGCCGTCCAGGGCCGAAGTTGCCGCCATGATCGATCACACCCTGCTCGCCCCGGAGGCGACGCCCGCCGAGGTGGCCGCGCTGGTGGATGAGGCCAGGTCGTTGGGGGTGTTCGCGATCTGCGTCTCCCCGTCCATGTTGCCGGTGGACGCGCGGGGGCTGACCGTCGCGACCGTCGCGGGATTCCCGTCCGGCAAACATCATTCGCTGGTGAAGGGGGCCGAGGCGCGGCTCGCGGTGGATCAGGGTGCGGCCGAAGTGGATATGGTCATCGATGTCGGCGCGGCACTGGCGGGGGATTACGGCGCGGTGCTCGCCGATATCGTCACGGTGCGCGAGGCGATGGGGGATCGGGCGCTGCTCAAGGTGATCATCGAGGCGGCCGCGCTGCCCGATGCCGCGATCGTCGAGGTGTGCCGGGCCGCCGAGCGCGCGGGCGCCGATTTCGTGAAGACCTCCACCGGATTTCACCCCGCGGGCGGGGCGAGCGCGCACGCCGTGCGGCTGATGGCGCAGACCGTCGGCGGCAGGCTCGGCGTGAAGGCGAGCGGCGGGATCCGCACCGCCGAGGCCGCCGCCGAGCTGATCGCCGCGGGCGCAACGCGTTTGGGGTTGTCGAAGTCGCGCGCGGTGCTCGACGCCTTCCCGGCCTGA
- a CDS encoding GNAT family N-acetyltransferase, with protein MLIRRERADDAAAIAAVHRSAFGPQYADDNVAPEDSAVDPPEVDLVTRLRSDASWIPTLALVAVVHDTVIGHLCLTRAGVGPFPVLALGPIGVHADHQGVGVGSALMHAALGAADALDEPLIGLLGSLDYYPRFGFVPAVRLGITPDEPAWISHFQIRQLTAYDSQIVGEFHYAEPFYEM; from the coding sequence GTGCTGATCCGTCGCGAGCGCGCCGACGACGCTGCCGCGATCGCCGCGGTGCACCGCAGCGCGTTCGGTCCGCAATACGCGGACGACAATGTCGCACCGGAGGACAGCGCGGTGGATCCGCCCGAGGTCGATCTGGTTACCCGCCTGCGCAGCGACGCCAGCTGGATTCCCACCCTCGCCCTGGTCGCGGTGGTACACGACACCGTCATCGGACACCTCTGCCTCACCCGCGCCGGCGTCGGCCCGTTCCCGGTACTTGCCCTGGGCCCGATCGGCGTCCACGCCGACCATCAGGGCGTCGGCGTCGGATCGGCCCTGATGCATGCCGCCCTCGGCGCCGCCGACGCACTGGACGAACCGCTCATCGGCCTGCTCGGCAGCCTCGACTACTACCCGCGCTTCGGTTTCGTCCCGGCCGTCCGCCTCGGCATCACCCCCGACGAACCCGCCTGGATATCGCATTTCCAGATCCGCCAGCTCACCGCGTACGACTCCCAGATAGTCGGCGAATTCCATTACGCGGAACCGTTTTACGAGATGTGA